Within Phaeodactylum tricornutum CCAP 1055/1 chromosome 15, whole genome shotgun sequence, the genomic segment AAAGTATGGACACAAAGTTTGGTCAATCGACATTCTCAATTTTACGTTCCAATAGGAAGTTGAGCCTTCCCGCATTTCCTTTGTGTAGATCGTAGTTTTTGATGCAGTAAGATTCGCAACGAAACTAAGCGCGCTGGTACAAGCGTGCCGTGGACGACAAGGGGGTTTGCTAATTTTCTTTAAACCTCGAAATGGTGAAAGAGGAATGTTGGTCAGTCATAGTAATGCGCAAAAGGTTGCATTTACTGGTTCAATATCTGAGGGTTCGCTGTCGATGAAAAACTCCGATGACCTGGGTCATCTATATCTCAACATGTCACCAGATGGTAGATAGTTACAATTATGATAAGTTATGATTTCCCGGGAATTCGAAAAAGAGTGTTCAAATATAAATCGTAAACACTAACTATATATTTAGAAATGAAACATGAGACATCATAAAAAATACTACTTATGGTACTGTTGGCTGGAACACGCAAATCGCTcaagcaacaagaaaagcaGTCATCAAAGCAAAACCAACTTTAAGAtgcctaacagtaaatatcTAATCGTGAATTTCGGTTTAGCGTCTTTACGGCCTACAGCAGTCAATCCATTTCGTAATTTACTTTTTCCTTGATTTTCCTTACAAAAGTGGTACGTAAAAGTACTTCCAGATTAATGTTGCAGTTGGGCAATCCTGACGTGTGAGTCGCGCGTTTCTCCCTTCTTCTGGGCAGAGCAGCTTCCAGTAAAAATTTCCCTTCGAAAACGTGAAACAGTGTAGCCGACAGCGGGGTATTGACTACTTGAGACTGTTCACTCTCCGTTCACAAAATATTACTATCACAACACATTCCAACTGTGCACTCCCAAGTTGCGTCTCTTTACGGAACAAGGTTGACTAGTGCTGTGGCATTTGTCATTGCGAATCAGACAAAATGTCGTGGTATTTCGCAAGTCTACCTTCGGCATCGGATCGTTGCTTGGACGCCTCAACAAGATCGACTCTTCATCAACTTCtgaaaaacgaagaagaactgAGCAGTTTTCAGCGTACTAGAGTATGTCCAGGAGATTGTCAACGGAGACTTTTGGATAGTCTCATCACTCCTCCTTTCTTCTTTAGAGGCGAGGCACCATCTGGTCTCGGGGATTACAGCGACGTTCCGTTTCATCAGCTTCCCAGAACTTTTTTGGGAAGTGAGCCAGCAATAGCTCCGGCTGAGATGCGCAGCCTGCGTTTTCCACTCCCGGCTAAGCTCAACGCTATTCTTTCCAACCATGAAAATGAGCATATTGTTTCTTGGATGCCGCACGGACAAGCATGGCGAATTCATGATCTTGATCGATTCCGTGATCAGATTCTACCTGTTTATTTTGATTGCGGCTCATGTGCTGGTAGCATCAATGCATTTTTGCGCCTTTTAAAGCTTTGGGGGTTCCGTCAGCTCGCGCATGGACCCGACATTTCCGCATTTTATAACGAGGTATGCCTGCTTCATAAAGTTTCCAAAAAATGCAATATTTGTGTTATCACAACAATTGTACTAAGATTTTCTTCCCTCTTCAAACAGATGTTTCTTCGAGGCATGCCGAATCTGCATAGACTGATGCGCGCTTTCGACAGCAATATAAGGCAATCTCTTTATACCACCCCTGAGCCCAATCTATCAGCTTTTCCCGTGTTGCAATACAACCAGCCTGCGTCTCGAATAGACCCGACTTCAAACGCGCTACACTCGCTCAAAATGTCCCGAGATCTTCACTTTCGCTCGCTGGTGCTATCTTCTATGCTACTTTCAAAGGGCGCGTTGTGCAAAAAGGGGTCATCCGTTGTTTCTTCACAAAAGAGCAGAGCGTCTTTTTGCAGCAATACCAAAGAGGAGACTTCAGACCTTGATGGTTTAGATTTAAATACTGGCTTGCTTGCAGCACAGGAGCTTCACTTGAGCAGCATGGCGAACATGAATCAAGATCGGCAAGTTGATAAATCCCAAGGCCTGGCTTCGGGTTTGGTTCGCATCGGATTCTGTGGTAGGAAAGATTTTGCCGGTAGCCGTTTAGAGGACCCTGAAAAACTCCAGCCCACCAAGAATGGAACAGGGTCAGAATCAGTCGTATGCCCCGTCTCGTCCTCTTCAAACCTGATGACAAGAAAAGGGCGGAAAAGATGGCTGCCTTCATTGGGCCCCAAGCAAACATTTTCTGGTCCCGATCCGGGCTTATGCGAGTGGTTTTGTACCAATCCAGAAGTGTTTGCTTCCTTGGCAGACTCGCCGCAATCTTGATGAGAAAGGTGGATGTGAGAAGGAGATACCCCGTGCATCATAACAGTTGATGagattttctttttgttttcattcCATTCAAAAATTGACAGTATTTTAAAGAAACGAATATAATGTAAAAGTTCTACGAAAGCTCATCAGGAAGCTGACGGCTCTGGATGTAAATTAAGTGCCAGCCAAACTGCGTCTGAATTGGGCCGAGAGTTTCTCCAACTTTGCTGATGGGACTAAAGCATGCCTTGTCGAACGGCGGTGCCATGGCGCCTTGCTTGAATTTCCCCAAATTTCCCCCTTGATTCTTGGACGGGCAGGCCGAGTACTTTTTGGCGTACTTGGCGAAAAGATTTGCGTCgttgttgattttgctcTTATAATCCTCCAAAGTgtttttggcttcttccgtgtGATCCATCAGTAAGATATGCGAAGCCTCGCAGAAGGCAGGAGTTCCGCTCCACTGCGAGATCAAGAAATAAAGCGACAGAAATCCAATCACCAGCGTCGTCGGGCTGA encodes:
- a CDS encoding predicted protein — its product is MSWYFASLPSASDRCLDASTRSTLHQLLKNEEELSSFQRTRVCPGDCQRRLLDSLITPPFFFRGEAPSGLGDYSDVPFHQLPRTFLGSEPAIAPAEMRSLRFPLPAKLNAILSNHENEHIVSWMPHGQAWRIHDLDRFRDQILPVYFDCGSCAGSINAFLRLLKLWGFRQLAHGPDISAFYNEMFLRGMPNLHRLMRAFDSNIRQSLYTTPEPNLSAFPVLQYNQPASRIDPTSNALHSLKMSRDLHFRSLVLSSMLLSKGALCKKGSSVVSSQKSRASFCSNTKEETSDLDGLDLNTGLLAAQELHLSSMANMNQDRQVDKSQGLASGLVRIGFCGRKDFAGSRLEDPEKLQPTKNGTGSESVVCPVSSSSNLMTRKGRKRWLPSLGPKQTFSGPDPGLCEWFCTNPEVFASLADSPQS
- a CDS encoding predicted protein; its protein translation is DYKSKINNDANLFAKYAKKYSACPSKNQGGNLGKFKQGAMAPPFDKACFSPISKVGETLGPIQTQFGWHLIYIQSR